The Acidobacteriota bacterium genome contains the following window.
ATGTTGTGCACGGCCACCGGCGCTTCGGAGGTGTCGAGGGCGATGCGGAGCGGGCCCACGGCGGTTTCCAGCAACAGCCGGTAGTCGGCAGTGGGAGAGAAGGCCTCGATCAGCTTGAACTTCACCTCCTGGGACGGGGCGCCCTGGGGACCGAAGCGCAGAATGTAGTCGCCGGGCTTGTCCAGGCGCGGGAAGAGCATGCCCGCGTCGAAGGTCAGGCCGATGAAACCACCCGGCCCGATGGACTTGGCCTTCGCCGCACCGAAACGGCGGGGGCGGGTAGGGGAGATCGCCTTGCCGTCGGCGGTGATCAGCTCGAGGTTCGAGGCCAGGTTCGCCCCGTGGCTGTACTCGACCCAGCGCTCCGTGGGGTTGATCACGGTCAACTCGCCGCGTATCACCGTGCCGACCTCGTAGACATCCTGGAACATGCGCAGGGAGGCCGTCAGGGGTGCGTCCGAAGCGGCCGGGGTGGGAACGGAGACCAGGCCCAGGATGAGGGCGAGGACGAACCAGCGGGAGTGCAGCAGGCCAGGGGGGGGAACCATCACGACGACTCCATTCGATCGGCCCGGGGCGGCGCGCGGCCCCCGTCCGGGCAGGGAAAAACGATGCCGTCGGACAGACTAGCCGAACTCCGCCCCTTCCGCCCACCGGACGGGCGCCGCGGCGTCCGGGCCAGGACGCAGGCCGCCACGGTGCCGGCCCCGGCCTGATGCAGGGTTTCGGCCAGGGCGGCGAGGGTGCTGCCGGTGGTGCAGACGTCGTCGACCAGCAGGATCCGGCGGCCCTCCACCCGGGAGGCGCGAACCGAGAAAGCCCCCTGGAGCCGGCCCCGGCGCCCGCGCGCGTCGAGACTCGAGAGGGGGGGCGTGTGCCGGGTCTTCCGGGCGGCCCGAGGATCGACCGCGACACCGAGCCGGCCGCCGAGGATACGGGCCAGCGCCCGGCTGACCCGCCGCCGGGGACCCCAACGGAGGGGATCGGGAGGCACCGGCAGCAGCAGGTCCGGCCGCCAGGGTCCCGCGATCTGCCAGGCCGCGGCCATGCGCCGCCCGCAGGGGATCGCCAGTTCCAGCGCGCCGGCGAACTTCATCCGGCGGTGGAGCACCACGGTGTCGCCCTCGTAGCGGAAGGGGGCGACGATGCCCGCGAGCAGGGGGCCGGGCGGGTCACGCGGGGCGGCACCGGCCTCGGGCAGGGGCGGCAGCGACAGCCAGCAGGCGGGGCAGGCGGAGAAGGACGCGCAGGGGGGAAGTTCCCCGTCACAGAACAGGCAGGTGCCGGGAAAGAGCCCCCCGAGCCAACGGGCGAGGCGGTCGTTCAAGTCGGCTGGCGGGCCAGGGCGGCACCGGTCTCCGCGATGGCAGGCGACAGGGCGGTGGCCACGGTGCCGAAGTGTCCGCAGCCCGGGCAGCGCTCGCTCCACTCTTCGAGATGCCAGCCGCAGGCGCTGCAGTAGGCCTCTGCGGGGCCCTGGGTCTCGAGGACGTGGCGGTAGAGTTCGGCGGCCCGGGAAGCGTTGTCCCGGCGTTCCTCGGCCTGGGCCAGGTGGAAGAGAACCAGGGGGTGGTCTTCCACCTCCTCGAGAATCAGTTCGAACTGGTCCACCGCCTCGTCGTGCATCTCGAGACGCAGGTAGAGCTTGCCCAGGGCCCAGCGGGCCGCGGCTGGGAAATGCTGGGCGGCGATCAGCCCCCTCAGGCTGGAGATGGCCTCCTCGGGATGGCCGCGATCGAGGTCGAGGGCCGCCAGGGCGTCGAGGAGGGCCGGCTCGCCGGTGGCGCGGAAGCCCTCGAGCAGGGCTTCCCGGGCGGCGGGAGCGTCGCCGGCCCGGGCCAGGGCCTGGGCCAGGGTGATGCGGGCGGGGATGTATTCGCCCTCCTTGCGCAACAGCTTGCGCAGCAGGCCGGCTGCGGCCCGGGCCTCTCCGGCTTCCAGGCGCCGGAGGGCGATCTGGGTCCGCAGGCCCAGGTCCTGGAGGCGATCGAGGGGCACCGCGCCGCTGCGTGAGCAGGCCGTGGCCAGGCGGCGAGCCGCGTCCGCGGCGGCTTCCCACTCGCCGGCGCGAATCTCCAGGTCCCGCAGTTGGCGCAGGGGGCCGATGGCGCCCCGAGGGTTTTTCTTCACCAGGGAGGTCAATTCCCGCCTGGCGTCTTCGAGGCGTCCGCTCTCCAGGTAGTCGAGGGCCAGGGCGTGGCCCGGTTCGTCGCTGTCCGGTTCGATGCGCCGGGCCCGCTCGTGGATGCCCACGGCCTCCGCGCTGCGTCCGGCTCGCCGCAAGGCGTCACCCAGGCGCATCAGGGAACGGAAGTCACCGGGAGAGCGTTCGATGGCCTGCTGGTAGGCGGCGATGGCGTCTTCGAGGCGCCCTTCCCGTTCGGCTTGACGCCCCGTCTCGACGCTGCGCCCGGCGGCCTCGCGGCCGCGGGTGCTCCACAGGGAGCGGGCCCGCGTATAGGCCGTACGGCCCCAGCCGGTGATCTGGAAGGCGAGGCTGATCAGCGAGCCGGCGGCGAAGGCGCCGAGCAGGGCGCCCCACACCGGCACGTGGTGGCCGGCCAGGTCGACGCGCAACTCGAGGATCTCGCGGTTGGGCAGCAGGATGAAGACGATTCCCGCCGCAAAGGAGAGCAGCAGAATGACGGCGATGAAGGTTCGGATGCGCATCGTGCAGCGAGCCTACGCGCCGTTCCGGCAGGCGGTCAACCCATCGAGGCCGCCAAGGCTCCCGCGGGAGGGAAGAAGGAGGGGTTTAGTGCCTGGCATAGGGGTGGCCCTGTTCAGCGGCCAGGGCCCGGTAGAGCTGTTCGAGGAGCACGACGAGGGCCAGTTCGTGGGGCAGGGTCATCGGGCCCAGGGCGAGTTTCAGGTCGGCCGCGGCGAGGGTGGAGGTGTGCAGGCCATCGGGTCCGCCGATGAGGAAGCTCACGCCGCCCCGGCCCCGGGCCTCGAGCAGCCAGCGCTGGAAGGTCGGGGAGTCGAAGCCGCGACCCGAGGCATCGAGGGCCACGGTCAGGCCCCGGCGGCGGCGCAGGTCGGCCAGCGCTTCGCCTTCTTCCCGGCGCCGGAGGGCGGCCGGGGCCTTTTTCGAGGGTGGCACCACGCGCCGTCGGCAGCCGCCGAGGCGCTCGAGGCGGCGCAGGTAGTCCTCTTCCAGGTCGAGCAGGGGACCGCGGCGGGTCCTGCCGACGGTGATCACTTCCAGCCATTCCGCCATGGGGCGCCGCTCCGCTACTCGTCGAGACGGGGGGCGTCCTGCCAGAGGGATTCGAGGCGGAAGAAGTCCCGGGCGCTTTCGGAGAAGACGTGGACGATCACGTCGCCGAAGTCGAGCAGGATCCACTCGGCGCGCTGGAAGCCTTCCGCCCGGGCCTTCCGGCCGAGCTGCTTGCGCACCTCGTGCTGCACTTCTTCGGCCAGGGACTTGACCTGGCGATCGGAGCTGCCGTGGCAGATCACGAAGTGATCGGCGAAGCTGCAGCGGCCGCGCAGGTCGAGGGTCAGGATGTTTTCCGCCTTGCGGGCGGCCAGGGTCTGCTGGATGACGGACAACAGGTCACGGGGGGCTTCGTTCATCCCGGAAGAACTCCTCTCGGGTGTGTAGAGTGCGTGCCGGCGAATGTATTCGAGTACCGCGGGGGCCAGCCCTTCGGGGGCCAGGCCCCGGGCCAGGCGCTCGCGGATGGCGCTGGCAGAGTACGGGCAGGGCTCCATTTCGAGGGGGATCACGGCCCGGCCCTCGACGGGCAGGGGCTGGTCGGGTCGGCGCACGCGGTGATGGTCGCCCGGCCGCAGCGCCTCGAGTCCGGCGGCGCCGGGACGGGCGATCACCGCCAAGTGGGCCAGGGCCTCGATTTCGTCGTGCCGATGCCAGCCGGGCAGGTCGTCGTAGGAGTCGCCGCCGAGGACGAGAAAGATCTCGGCCCCGGGGCGCTCGGCGGCCAGTTCGGCCAGGGTCTGGATGGTGAAGGAGGGGCCTTCCCGTTCGAGTTCACGGTCCGACGCCACCAGCTTCGCCTCGCCTTCGAGGGTGAGCCTCACCATGGCCAGGCGCTGGGCGCCGCTGGCCCGCGGCGTCCCGCGGTGCGGTGGATGGCCGCAGGGGACGACCTCGAGGCGATCGAGGATCAACTGGTCCCGTGCGGCCCGACACGCCGCCAGGTGACCGAGGTGGGGCGGGTCGAAAGTGCCGCCGAAGAGGCCGATGCGCATCAGCCCTCCCCGAGGGCCTGGGCGGCGAAGAGGTGGCGCAGGGTGTCGAGGCCCTGGCCGCTGACAGCGGAGACGGCCACGATGGGCAGGTTCCGCCGTCGGGCCAGGGCTTCGAGGGCTTCGAGGGCCTGGGCATCGTCCATCGCGTCGATCTTGGTCGCCACCAGCAGGCGCTTGCGCCGGGCCAGTTCGGGGTTGTAGGCCTCCAGCTCCCGCTCGAGACCCTCGACGGTGGCCTCGGGGGCGCGCTCGGCGCCCGAGGAGACATCCACCAGGATCGCCAGCGCCCGGCAGCGCTCCACGTGGCGCAGGAAGCGGTCTCCCAGGCCGCGGCCCTGGTGGGCCCCCTCGATCAGCCCCGGAATGTCGGCGACGACGAAGGAGCGGTAGTCGCCGGCGTCCACCACCCCCAGGTGGGGCACCAGGGTGGTGAAGGGGTAGTCGGCGATCTCCGGCTTGGCGGCGGAGATGCGGGAGATCAGGGTACTCTTGCCCGCGTTGGGAAAGCCCACCAGGCCGATGTCGGCCATCAGCTTGAGCACCAGCCTGAGCGTGCGGACCTCGCCCGGCTCTCCGGGTTGGGCGAAGCGGGGAGTCTGCCTCACGGAGTTGGCGAAGTGGGCGTTGCCCTTGCCGCCCCTTCCACCACCGGCGGCGAGGAATCGCTGGCCGGGTTCGACGATGTCCGCCAGCAGTTGTGTGCCGTCCTCGTCGAAGACCTGGGTTCCGGTGGGGACTTTCAGCAGCAGGTCTTCGCCGCCCCGGCCCGTGCGGCGGGACCCCTCGCCGGGGCGTCCCTTGTCGGCGCGGTATTCCTTGCGGAAGCGATAGCGCAGCAGGGTGTTCTCCGACGGGTCGCCGACGAGCCAGACCGAACCCCCCGCGCCCCCGTCACCCCCGGAGGGGCCGCCCTTGGCGACGTACTTCTCCCGGCGGAAGGCGACGCAACCCGCCCCGCCGTCACCGCCGGCGACCGTAATCGTGACTTCGTCGAGGAACATGGTTTCCTCCGGCCGCAGCGCAGGCTTCGAGCCAGAGGTCCCCGGACCTCCGCCGTCAGTCCTGCCTGGGCTCGACGAGAACGTAGCGACCGTGACGACCGCGATCGTGGAAACGCACGACGCCGTCGATCAGGGCGAAGAGGGTGTCGTCCTTACCCCGACCGACGCCTTCGCCGGGGCGGATCGGCGTGCCCCGCTGACGACAGAGAATGTTACCGGCCCTGACGAACTGGCCGGCGAAACGCTTGACGCCCAGGCGCTTGGATTGACTGTCACGACCGTTGCGGGAAGATCCGCCGGCTTTCTTGTGAGCCATGGGGCCTCCTTCAGCTTCCGGCTTCGATCGATTCGATCTTGACCAGGGTGTACCACTGGCGATGACCACGCCGGCGGCGATACATCTTGCGGCGCTTGCGCTTGAAGACCAGTACCTTGCGGTCGCGCTTGTCGCCGAGGACGCGGGCCTTGACCACGGCGCCGTCCACGTGGGGCGCGCCAAGACGCACCTCCTCGCCGGTGGCGACCAGCAGGACCCGTTCGAGACTCACTTCTTCGCCGAC
Protein-coding sequences here:
- a CDS encoding peptidylprolyl isomerase yields the protein MVPPPGLLHSRWFVLALILGLVSVPTPAASDAPLTASLRMFQDVYEVGTVIRGELTVINPTERWVEYSHGANLASNLELITADGKAISPTRPRRFGAAKAKSIGPGGFIGLTFDAGMLFPRLDKPGDYILRFGPQGAPSQEVKFKLIEAFSPTADYRLLLETAVGPLRIALDTSEAPVAVHNIVNLARSGLYDGAKIPRVEKGVAFKIRGPASARYRIRPQEKTSAALLAGAVLLEASPPGPGAFNMPHLIVLLGPRPEWQGKATVIGHLVGGAETLDKLVARGGGSGLQVISATVEEGPAAGE
- a CDS encoding phosphoribosyltransferase family protein; amino-acid sequence: MNDRLARWLGGLFPGTCLFCDGELPPCASFSACPACWLSLPPLPEAGAAPRDPPGPLLAGIVAPFRYEGDTVVLHRRMKFAGALELAIPCGRRMAAAWQIAGPWRPDLLLPVPPDPLRWGPRRRVSRALARILGGRLGVAVDPRAARKTRHTPPLSSLDARGRRGRLQGAFSVRASRVEGRRILLVDDVCTTGSTLAALAETLHQAGAGTVAACVLARTPRRPSGGRKGRSSASLSDGIVFPCPDGGRAPPRADRMESS
- a CDS encoding tetratricopeptide repeat protein, whose protein sequence is MRIRTFIAVILLLSFAAGIVFILLPNREILELRVDLAGHHVPVWGALLGAFAAGSLISLAFQITGWGRTAYTRARSLWSTRGREAAGRSVETGRQAEREGRLEDAIAAYQQAIERSPGDFRSLMRLGDALRRAGRSAEAVGIHERARRIEPDSDEPGHALALDYLESGRLEDARRELTSLVKKNPRGAIGPLRQLRDLEIRAGEWEAAADAARRLATACSRSGAVPLDRLQDLGLRTQIALRRLEAGEARAAAGLLRKLLRKEGEYIPARITLAQALARAGDAPAAREALLEGFRATGEPALLDALAALDLDRGHPEEAISSLRGLIAAQHFPAAARWALGKLYLRLEMHDEAVDQFELILEEVEDHPLVLFHLAQAEERRDNASRAAELYRHVLETQGPAEAYCSACGWHLEEWSERCPGCGHFGTVATALSPAIAETGAALARQPT
- a CDS encoding 23S rRNA (pseudouridine(1915)-N(3))-methyltransferase RlmH, whose product is MAEWLEVITVGRTRRGPLLDLEEDYLRRLERLGGCRRRVVPPSKKAPAALRRREEGEALADLRRRRGLTVALDASGRGFDSPTFQRWLLEARGRGGVSFLIGGPDGLHTSTLAAADLKLALGPMTLPHELALVVLLEQLYRALAAEQGHPYARH
- the nadD gene encoding nicotinate (nicotinamide) nucleotide adenylyltransferase translates to MRIGLFGGTFDPPHLGHLAACRAARDQLILDRLEVVPCGHPPHRGTPRASGAQRLAMVRLTLEGEAKLVASDRELEREGPSFTIQTLAELAAERPGAEIFLVLGGDSYDDLPGWHRHDEIEALAHLAVIARPGAAGLEALRPGDHHRVRRPDQPLPVEGRAVIPLEMEPCPYSASAIRERLARGLAPEGLAPAVLEYIRRHALYTPERSSSGMNEAPRDLLSVIQQTLAARKAENILTLDLRGRCSFADHFVICHGSSDRQVKSLAEEVQHEVRKQLGRKARAEGFQRAEWILLDFGDVIVHVFSESARDFFRLESLWQDAPRLDE
- the obgE gene encoding GTPase ObgE; amino-acid sequence: MFLDEVTITVAGGDGGAGCVAFRREKYVAKGGPSGGDGGAGGSVWLVGDPSENTLLRYRFRKEYRADKGRPGEGSRRTGRGGEDLLLKVPTGTQVFDEDGTQLLADIVEPGQRFLAAGGGRGGKGNAHFANSVRQTPRFAQPGEPGEVRTLRLVLKLMADIGLVGFPNAGKSTLISRISAAKPEIADYPFTTLVPHLGVVDAGDYRSFVVADIPGLIEGAHQGRGLGDRFLRHVERCRALAILVDVSSGAERAPEATVEGLERELEAYNPELARRKRLLVATKIDAMDDAQALEALEALARRRNLPIVAVSAVSGQGLDTLRHLFAAQALGEG
- the rpmA gene encoding 50S ribosomal protein L27, which codes for MAHKKAGGSSRNGRDSQSKRLGVKRFAGQFVRAGNILCRQRGTPIRPGEGVGRGKDDTLFALIDGVVRFHDRGRHGRYVLVEPRQD
- the rplU gene encoding 50S ribosomal protein L21 translates to MSASYAVIAAGGRQLRVSPGETVRVDRLSAGVGEEVSLERVLLVATGEEVRLGAPHVDGAVVKARVLGDKRDRKVLVFKRKRRKMYRRRRGHRQWYTLVKIESIEAGS